One window from the genome of Vicugna pacos chromosome 21, VicPac4, whole genome shotgun sequence encodes:
- the EFNA4 gene encoding ephrin-A4 isoform X1 encodes MRLQPLLRTVLWAALLSSPLRGGSGLRHEVYWNSSNPRLLRGDAVVELGLKDYLDIFCPHYESPGPPEGPETFALYMVDRPGYEACRAEGPGAFKRWECSLPFAPFGPVRFSEKIQRFTPFSLGFEFLPGETYYYISVPTPESPGQCLRLQVSVCCKEDKPESAHPVGSPGESGTSGWQGGATPSPLCLLLLLLLPILRLLRVL; translated from the exons ATGCGGCTGCAGCCCCTGCTGCGGACTGTCCTCTGGGCCGCGCTCCTCAGCTCCCCTCTGCGAGGGGGCTCTGGCCTCCGCCACGAGGTCTACTGGAACTCCAGTAACCCCAG GCTGCTTCGAGGAGACGCCGTGGTGGAGCTGGGCCTCAAGGATTACCTAGACATCTTCTGTCCTCACTATGAGAGTCCAGGGCCCCCTGAGGGCCCTGAGACGTTTGCTTTATACATGGTGGACCGGCCAGGCTATGAGGCCTGCCGGGCTGAGGGGCCGGGTGCTTTCAAGCGCTGGGAGTGCTCCCTCCCCTTTGCTCCCTTTGGCCCTGTTCGATTCTCAGAGAAGATTCAGCGCTTCACACCCTTCTCCCTTGGCTTCGAGTTCTTGCCTGGAGAGACCTACTACTACATCT CAGTGCCAACTCCGGAGAGTCCTGGCCAGTGCTTGAGGCTCCAGGTGTCTGTCTGCTGCAAGGAGGACA AGCCTGAGTCAGCCCATCCTGTTGGGAGCCCTGGAGAGAGTGGCACATCAGGGTGGCAAGGGGGTGCCACTCCCAGCCCGCTCTGtctcttgctgctgctgctgctcccaaTTCTACGTCTCCTGAGAGTTCTCTGA
- the EFNA4 gene encoding ephrin-A4 isoform X2, with protein sequence MRLQPLLRTVLWAALLSSPLRGGSGLRHEVYWNSSNPRLLRGDAVVELGLKDYLDIFCPHYESPGPPEGPETFALYMVDRPGYEACRAEGPGAFKRWECSLPFAPFGPVRFSEKIQRFTPFSLGFEFLPGETYYYILPTPESPGQCLRLQVSVCCKEDKPESAHPVGSPGESGTSGWQGGATPSPLCLLLLLLLPILRLLRVL encoded by the exons ATGCGGCTGCAGCCCCTGCTGCGGACTGTCCTCTGGGCCGCGCTCCTCAGCTCCCCTCTGCGAGGGGGCTCTGGCCTCCGCCACGAGGTCTACTGGAACTCCAGTAACCCCAG GCTGCTTCGAGGAGACGCCGTGGTGGAGCTGGGCCTCAAGGATTACCTAGACATCTTCTGTCCTCACTATGAGAGTCCAGGGCCCCCTGAGGGCCCTGAGACGTTTGCTTTATACATGGTGGACCGGCCAGGCTATGAGGCCTGCCGGGCTGAGGGGCCGGGTGCTTTCAAGCGCTGGGAGTGCTCCCTCCCCTTTGCTCCCTTTGGCCCTGTTCGATTCTCAGAGAAGATTCAGCGCTTCACACCCTTCTCCCTTGGCTTCGAGTTCTTGCCTGGAGAGACCTACTACTACATCT TGCCAACTCCGGAGAGTCCTGGCCAGTGCTTGAGGCTCCAGGTGTCTGTCTGCTGCAAGGAGGACA AGCCTGAGTCAGCCCATCCTGTTGGGAGCCCTGGAGAGAGTGGCACATCAGGGTGGCAAGGGGGTGCCACTCCCAGCCCGCTCTGtctcttgctgctgctgctgctcccaaTTCTACGTCTCCTGAGAGTTCTCTGA